TCCTACTGGGGGAGGTCCATGAACCATGTCGATCCCGTCTGAACCCAACTCGTTGATAATATCGGCGTGACCACCGATATGATCTGCGTCATAGTGAGTCGCAACGAAATGATCAAGGTGATCAATACCACGTTCATCAAGATGCTCAAGGACAGTTTCACCATGATCTTGCCGAGGGCCTGAATCAATGAGCATCGTGGTTCCGTCTGGACCTTCGATCAGGATACTGTCTCCCTGTCCGACATCAATCACATCCACACGAAATTGGCCATCATAGCTGGTATCTTGATCTGTCATTGCTCTCGCTCACTCATCACATTAGCTGTCCGTCTCGTCGTCAGTGTCACTGAAAAGTTGGTCAAATTCCTCTTGAGCTTGTTTATGTCTTTTCTTCGAAAGTTCTTGGTCGTGTTTCATATCAACAACTTCACCATCTTCGACTCTTCCGTGATAGATCATCGTCGTAGCCTGATCATTAGAGTCAAGATCAGGTACATCAGTGGTTGGGAGCATGATATCTCCAATATCCTCATCAGTCTCTGTATCAACAATGATAAAGATAGCATGATCGTGATAGTCATCAGTGGACTCAAAGCGATCGAATTGGAGTTCGTATTCCCCATCCGCAGGGTCTCGGTCCCAACGATAGAAGCCGTCGTCAAACATTATATGCATGCTACAAAAGCCACTCATATATTTCTTATTACTATCAGTACGACAGTATTCAGACACGGATGAAGTATGAGGCAGTTCAGAACCTCTGTCTCGTTGGGAGTAGTAACCGTCGTTCTCTCTCTGACTTGTATCAGATTCATTATGTCTACTCTGTCGGTAATAATATTATCTCACTTTATAAAACGAGAAGATTTGTACAAAGTACTTATTTGATTCTATCTTGCCCGTGAATACACATGCAGGAAAGCATACCAGACGTCGTCAGCACCGTTGAGAAGCGGCACAATAGTGATTACCTGGATGACCTCGACACCGAGGTCGTCCTTGATACACACTCGACGTGCCTTTCGACCGAGATCAGTTGCGACTAGCACTGTGACTCAGGCAGGAACAACACCTGACCAACCATGGTTTTTCAAACAGAAACACAGCAGCGGATAGCCACGACTGCGGAATTGTTTCGAGAGCGAGTCCGACGGGGGCATACCCCTCTTCTGGAGCGTTTGTAACGATAACTAAGTCTTTCGAGAAGATGGCCAATCGATTTGTTCGCCAGATCGCTAGTATCGGGAGAGTCCGGTCGACGCTCGGCCGATTATATAGCACACCTGAGACATGGCGTGTTAGTCTCCCAGCTCCATGCACGATAACCACACGCCTCCTGTGGTTCATTACACGAGGACAAACCCACATCGATCGGGGACCCCTCGATGCGGCCAAGCAGAGTTCGAGAAGCGGATCGGTTGAGTGATAAAGGGGAAAACGACGGTGCCCTGCCCATTCTACAGGTACGTATGCGTGATAGTCTAGGAGTCGTCGCTCTTGCCCGGGAAGAATTGGAGTTCGTTTTGGGTTTGTGGATTGCTCTGTTTCGGTGCTTCACGGCGTTGTAGACGTCGTGAAACATGGTGTAGAACTCGCCGACGAATCTGAGTTCTCTATCGAGGACTGCCGTTGACTCATCGATTTTACGCTGAAGTTCTTCGTGGATGAGTTCTCCTTCTTCGGGGTGTTCGACGGTGTCGAAATACACGTACCCGAAAATGGTTTCGAGAACGGTCTGGTAGTCGTCTTCGATTTCGTTCTCGGTCAGCACTTGTCAATCTCGTCGTTCTGAAGGTGTTCGAAGAAGGTCTCAACTTCGCTCGGGAATTGGTACCGCGGGTGCCGTAACGACGGCCAGCACGGGGCTTATTGGCGTGGCCATCGATGCAGTAGCATGAGTGTCGTTGCAGATTTCACCGTCCCAGCCCAATCCTTCGCCCTGGCTCAGGCACTGACGGCCGAACCAGATATGACCGTCGAGGCCGAACGGCAGGCGACTCACAGTAGCGAGTGGGTCCTCCCGTTTCTCTGGGCCTCCGGTGGTGAGTTCGAGACCTTCCACGACGCGATGCGGGACGACCCAACGGTTGCAACGCAACTGTTATCGAGGAAGCCGGTGAGAGCATCTTGTATCAGATCGAATGGGATAAAGAGATTGTAAATCTAATTAATGAAATTATAGACCAACATGCGAATATTTTACAAGCGAAGGCGCAAGGTGAAACATGGCGGCTCCACCTCCGCTTTGCCGAGGACACCCAGGTCTCATCGTTCCAAGCGCACTTCGATAAACAAGGCCGTACATTCACGGTCAATAAACTCTCTACCCCGACCGCCCCACGACAGCGTGAGTATGGATTGACCGCGATACAGCGCGACACGTTAGCGACAGCCCTCCGCGAGGGCTATTTCAACGTTCCACGCGCTCTCACGATAGAAGAACTGTCGGATGTCCTCGGCATCTCCTCAAACGCCGCGTCCCAGCGGATACGGCGTGCCTCTGACTCTCTCATTCAAGCCACGATAGTGATTGACGCTGGCGAGAGTAACGACGACGACGAATAGCCCACCCGAATATGACGCGATGGCGATGGGGAATATATAAAGACTGTTATTTTCGCGGCCCTAGGCTATTGCTAAAGCCTACGTAATATATCCCTGTGCAACATCCCACAAGCCGTTTCACTGATGACGCCCACGCAAACGTCACTGACGGAGAGGTGTTGTTAGATGACGTCTTGGATATCCTTGCTAGCCAGCGTCGTCGGTACATCCTCCACTGCCTACAAACGCACGATCTCCCGCTAGCATTAGCTGATGTGGCAGATGAAGTCGCGGTCTACGAGCACGACACCGATATTACGGACATTTCAGCAGAGGAAGTCGAGCGTGTCTACCTATCGCTCTACCACACGCACATTCCGAAACTAGCGGAAAGGGGGCTTGTCACCTATAGCCAAGACCGGGATCTGGTGACGCTGTCGGACAACGGCGAGCAATTGAGAGCCCAGGAGATCACTAATGACAACAATTTGTAAACTAACCATGCCCGCCGAGGAGTTCGGGCTCGCCGAGACGTTCCAGACAGCCCCCGACGCGCAGATCGCCTGTGAGCCCGTCGCTGCCAGCAGTTCCACTGAGAGCATGCCGCTCATCCGCGCTCGCGCCCCTGACCGCCAGGCGTTGGAGACCGCGTTCACGAGCGATGCGACCGTCGCCGAGTGGACGCGGCTGACTGGCGGGGAGCCCGGCTGGCTCTATCGGATTGAATGGGCGGCGAGGACGTCGCTGGTCCGCCGGATGCTGACCGGCGAGGGGGCAACGATACTCTCGGCGGCCGGGAGTGGCAATGAGTGGGCGCTGCGGCTGCTCTATCCCAGCCGGGCGGCCTGCTCGGAGATCCACACGATCTGTCAGACCCACAACCTCGGTCTCAGCGTCGACTCGATTCGGACCGTTGACAGTGAGCAATCTACATATCACGGCCTGACCGACGCCCAACACACAGCCCTGACCCAAGCTCACAGCATGGGATACTTCAAGGTGCCCCGCGATGCTGGCCTTGATACAGTGGCTGAGACCTTGGACATCTCCCACCAAGCGCTCTCAGAACGCCTCCGGCGGGCCCACCAGACGCTGATTGGGATCACGATCGGACAGCAGGGAGTGGCACAGACCACAGCCACAGCTGAGACAGTCCCTACTGACGGCTCCGCGATGAGTGACAGCCTGCGGCTCCCCACAGACTGATCGGTAGCCAGCCGGTCGCTGGGCACTGTGTGAGCGGATTCAAAAGCGCTCGCACTCCTCTGCAAGCAGCCGTCGCAACTCCAACCGTTGCTCCTGAAATTCCTGCTGTTTAGTCACGTGGCCAATCTGCTCAGCGAAGTCAATCGCCTCCTCACACCACTCGATTGCCTTAGACTCAGAACCACGCTGCCCACAGATATCGTTAAGTGCCCTGAACGCATTTACAATAATCGTGTTTTTGCATAAGATGGTAACCGATTCTTCAACGTACTCTATAGCTATATCCAATTTGCCATGCTTTTCAGCAACAAGTCCGAGGTTGTGGAGACTATTTGCTTCCCCATGCCGGTCGCCGACATCCCGACAGAGCGTTAGTGCCTCATCATGATGCTCCGTGACCACATCTAATTCCCCACGCTTTCCGGCAATGATTCCTATATTATTGATACTCTTCGCTTCCTCATGACGGTCACCGATCTCTTGGGAAAGTGCCAGTGCCTCTTCGTGGTACTCCGTGGCCGTATCCAGTTTTCTACGCTGTCTAGCGACGACTCCCAGAATCTTCGATTGATCGCTGTCGAAGATGGTGGATTTCGACTGGAATATCGGAGAGGTAACGATGGTAGCAGGGAGAAGGCAACCGGTGTTGCCAGTATTGCCAATAATACCATCATTTAAGTACCTCCCTCACTCCACTATTGCCAGTAATGAGGAGAGAATGGACGGGAAGGCAGAAGCTGTCACGTCTCTAGTCTAGTTACTGTTATCCAAACTTACTACAGCTAGTTGCGTTTTCGCTAGTGCGGGTATAGTTTTACGTACATTGTATTAAGAGTATCGGTAACTAGAGGGGGTCAACGACCCCCTCCAGTTGTTGCGAAGGTTTACTGGCAATAGTGGTGTGTGTGTTTTATAAGTGAATGCGATACTGGCATAACTGGTTCAAGTGGTGGATTAGTGGCGATACTGGAACCCATGGTTTTATGATGGCTCTTCGTCTTGAGTCCGCCTATGGGCCGATTCAACCGAGAATCGTTCATCATCCAGGACAAAGACGTCCTTCGGGATGATTACCAGCCAGAGACACTCGAGGAGCGGGACGAGGAACTCGACGAATATGCGGCCGCTCTCCGTCCCGTCATTCAGGGATGGCAACCGAACAACGTCTTTCTCTATGGCGTTACCGGCGTCGGGAAGACAGCTGCTACGCACGGTCTTCTCGAGGAGTTGCAGGAATCCGCCGAAGAGTACGACGATGTCGATCTCAACGTTATTGAACTCAACTGTACTGGCTGCACCACGTCCTATCAGGTAGCGGTCAATCTCGTGAACGAGATTCGCTCTCCTTCTCACCCTCTTACCACAGTCTCGTCATCGCATGAACCTATGAGCGAAACCGGGTATCAACAAAAACGCATCTTCAACGAACTCTACAACGACCTTGAGTCGATCGGTGGGACTATTCTCGTGATTCTGGACGAGATCGATAACATCGGCTCGGATGACGATATTCTGTACGAGCTTCCACGAGCACGCTCGCAACTGGATCTCGATGTGAAAATCGGTGTAGTCGGCATCTCGAACGACTTCAAGTTCCGAGAAAACCTCTCTCCGAAAGTCAAGGATACTCTCTGCGAAGAGGAGATCTTGTTCCCTCCGTACAACGCGACTGAATTGCAGAATATTCTCAAGCAACGAGCCGATATCGCGCTCTATGACGATGTCCTCGAGCCGGATGTAATTCCGTTGTGCGCAGCGTTCTCTGCACAGGACTCGGGATCTGCCCGGCAGGCGTTACGATTACTCCGTAAAGCAGCTGATATCGCCGAGAACGATGCGATGGCCGGTGGAGAGGCGAAAATCACCGAGGAGCACGTTCGGGAGGCCAAACATCAGATCCAGCGACAACAGGTCGTCGAAGGGATGCATTCGTTGACCCGGCAGGGACAGTATGTGTTGCTGACTGTCTGTCAGCTAGCGGCAGCGGGAGAAACACCTGAACGAACGAAACTGATCTATGAGCGGTATCAAGAGGTTCTACATAATCACGGCAGTAAACCACTGAAACGCAGACGGGTACACGACCACCTGTCTAATTTGAGCCTCCACGGGATCTTACGGCTGGTCGATTCGTCGAGTGGACGCGGAAATTACAACGAATACGAGCTTGATGTCTCTCTGTCGTCGGCCCTCGATGCTCTCGAGAACGAACTCGGAGCCCTCGACGATATTCGTGAAACTGCCAAGCGGCATCGGGTTTTGGAGTGACTTCGGAACCGCCAACACCAGTACTGCCAATACCCTCTCCACTTTTGCCAGTAACCCCCAACCGACAGTGCCAGTTTCACCAGTACCCCCTCCGGTGTTGCCAGTATTCTCTAAATGGCTGATATATGATTGGATTCTCAAATACCACTGTTGCCAGTAACATATTACGGACCACTGTATACCGTTTTTACTGGCAATAGTGGAGTGTCTGACGAAACATTAGAAGGTTGAGTAAAATCGGCCCATCATCGATAATTCGCGACCGATGTGAACGATCTCACTCGTCGGGATTGACCGGGTCCTTGTATTTTGACTTAATGCGATCTCCCTCACGCCACTGCCAGTAGTAGTACCGATTGTCGTTGATCTCCTTGATCGTGATCGTCGCTTTCGAGGGGACACCATCCGGGAGATCCTTTGACCGCTCTTCGACCTTATCTTCCTCTTCCCCCTCGGTAAGACGAGCGGCACGCTCACGGTATTCAGCGAGGTCTTCGGTGTAGCTGGCGACGTGACGCAGGCGTTCAGGCGAGTAGTCGTCGAGCGTGTCGACGACGTCGGTGGGGAGTTCAGCTGGGGGCGTCGGTGGCTCGTAAGACATACTGACTCAACCCGTATTAACCAACACAGAACGCCAAGAGCATAGTTTCGTTGGTTAAGATGGTACCGAGCGCTCCGGCAGCTCCCCACTGGCTGTAACATTTCTCGAAACTTCTTCATATACAGGTTTCCTACTGTGTTACAGTGTGCTGCGAGGCATCGAACTGGAGGTCCTCGCCGCTGTCGAACGCGGCGACACGATCTCCGAACTCGCGATGAAGCTTGACCACAGCGAGAGTTATCTCTCACGTGCCGTCGCTGAGCTGACCGAGAAAGGCTTGGTCTACACGCAACGTGACGGCCGTCGAAAACGGGTTATCCCCTCAGATGCTCAGGCGGTCGAACTTTATCAGGATCTCGTCCGCCAGCACTCCCACATCGAGTTTCCGAACTGTTGACGGGTAAGGCGATCGAGGTCCTCTATTACCTCGACCAACCACGAACTGTCGCCGAGATCGCCGAGCAGAGCGATAACTACTGCAACAGCGTCAACAGGGTTTTCAAACG
This Halocatena salina DNA region includes the following protein-coding sequences:
- a CDS encoding bacterio-opsin activator domain-containing protein yields the protein MSVVADFTVPAQSFALAQALTAEPDMTVEAERQATHSSEWVLPFLWASGGEFETFHDAMRDDPTVATQLLSRKPVRASCIRSNGIKRL
- a CDS encoding helix-turn-helix domain-containing protein, with the translated sequence MTAIQRDTLATALREGYFNVPRALTIEELSDVLGISSNAASQRIRRASDSLIQATIVIDAGESNDDDE
- a CDS encoding DUF7344 domain-containing protein, which translates into the protein MQHPTSRFTDDAHANVTDGEVLLDDVLDILASQRRRYILHCLQTHDLPLALADVADEVAVYEHDTDITDISAEEVERVYLSLYHTHIPKLAERGLVTYSQDRDLVTLSDNGEQLRAQEITNDNNL
- a CDS encoding helix-turn-helix domain-containing protein, which gives rise to MTTICKLTMPAEEFGLAETFQTAPDAQIACEPVAASSSTESMPLIRARAPDRQALETAFTSDATVAEWTRLTGGEPGWLYRIEWAARTSLVRRMLTGEGATILSAAGSGNEWALRLLYPSRAACSEIHTICQTHNLGLSVDSIRTVDSEQSTYHGLTDAQHTALTQAHSMGYFKVPRDAGLDTVAETLDISHQALSERLRRAHQTLIGITIGQQGVAQTTATAETVPTDGSAMSDSLRLPTD
- a CDS encoding tetratricopeptide repeat protein translates to MIGNTGNTGCLLPATIVTSPIFQSKSTIFDSDQSKILGVVARQRRKLDTATEYHEEALALSQEIGDRHEEAKSINNIGIIAGKRGELDVVTEHHDEALTLCRDVGDRHGEANSLHNLGLVAEKHGKLDIAIEYVEESVTILCKNTIIVNAFRALNDICGQRGSESKAIEWCEEAIDFAEQIGHVTKQQEFQEQRLELRRLLAEECERF
- a CDS encoding Cdc6/Cdc18 family protein; its protein translation is MGRFNRESFIIQDKDVLRDDYQPETLEERDEELDEYAAALRPVIQGWQPNNVFLYGVTGVGKTAATHGLLEELQESAEEYDDVDLNVIELNCTGCTTSYQVAVNLVNEIRSPSHPLTTVSSSHEPMSETGYQQKRIFNELYNDLESIGGTILVILDEIDNIGSDDDILYELPRARSQLDLDVKIGVVGISNDFKFRENLSPKVKDTLCEEEILFPPYNATELQNILKQRADIALYDDVLEPDVIPLCAAFSAQDSGSARQALRLLRKAADIAENDAMAGGEAKITEEHVREAKHQIQRQQVVEGMHSLTRQGQYVLLTVCQLAAAGETPERTKLIYERYQEVLHNHGSKPLKRRRVHDHLSNLSLHGILRLVDSSSGRGNYNEYELDVSLSSALDALENELGALDDIRETAKRHRVLE